From a region of the Impatiens glandulifera chromosome 4, dImpGla2.1, whole genome shotgun sequence genome:
- the LOC124935587 gene encoding transcription factor TCP18-like, which produces MYPSYSMNSNINPNFFPNFIPHKDDNFFLQEPQQDHTFFLHQHIHDLILHQPPPPAADPQPVSPANKSTTTRSLKKDRHSKINTAKGPRDRRMRLSLDIARKFFDLQDLLGFDKASKTIEWLLLKSTAAIHEVSANHSSTSESCEVVSGMDVSSLDDGNRQKQQKQKQKQLLKEKGSKGTGSGNVSRERIKTHAFSRKSAYDPMAKESRKAARERAKERTREKNIVDAKGFGLWSPFDTTKESVSINHNPHEMQFHEQQAPVDDQDPDVSSIIFNYDDHQNLHGDSNQRHYEEYGNIAAAKTWESYSSMNLW; this is translated from the exons ATGTACCCTTCATACTCCATGAATAGCAatatcaatccaaacttcttcCCTAATTTCATACCTCATAAAGATGACAACTTTTTCCTTCAAGAACCACAACAAGACCACACTTTCTTCCTTCACCAACACATCCATGACCTAATTCTCCACCAACCGCCTCCGCCTGCCGCCGACCCACAACCGGTCTCGCCGGCGAACAAGAGTACTACTACTAGATCTTTGAAAAAAGACAGACATAGTAAGATTAATACGGCCAAAGGGCCGAGGGATAGAAGAATGAGACTCTCACTAGACATTGCACGCAAGTTCTTTGATCTTCAAGATTTGTTGGGATTTGATAAGGCGAGTAAGACCATCGAATGGCTTCTCTTGAAATCGACAGCTGCTATTCACGAGGTTTCAGCTAATCATTCTTCGACTTCTGAATCATGTGAAGTTGTTTCTGGGATGGATGTTTCTTCCCTTGATGATGGGAACCGACAGAAACAACAGAAACAGAAACAAAAACAACTTTTGAAAGAGAAAGGTTCAAAGGGTACTGGTTCTGGGAATgtttctagagagagaatcaaGACTCATGCTTTTTCAAGAAAATCTGCATACGATCCAATGGCGAAGGAATCAAGAAAGGCAGCTAGAGAGAGGGCAAAAGAGAGGACTAGAGAAAAGAATATTGTTGATGCTAAAGGATTTGGGTTATGGAGTCCATTTGATACAACCAAAGAGTCTGTTTCAATTAATCATAACCCTCATGAGATGCAGTTTCATGAACAACAGGCGCCGGTTGATGATCAAGATCCGGATGTCTCTTCCATCATCTTCAACTATGATGATCATCAAAACCTGCATGGCGACTCTAATCAG CGGCATTATGAAGAATATGGGAATATTGCAGCTGCCAAAACATGGGAGTCCTACAGCAGCATGAATCTATGGTAG
- the LOC124934445 gene encoding DNA mismatch repair protein MSH2, which produces MDDNILEQNKLPELKLDAKQAQGFLTFYKTLPQDSRSLRFFDRRDYYTAHGDNASFIAKTYYHTTTILRQIGSGSNALSSVSISKTMFETITRDLLLERTDHTIELYEGSGSNWRLVKSGSPGNLGSFEDILFANNDMQDCPVIVALFPNFRENGCTVGFGYIDLTKRVLGLSEFLDDSHFTNVESALVSLGCKECLLPMETAKSSECRPLNDALSRCGVMVTERKKAEFRGRDLVQDLSKLVKGSVEPVRDLVSDFEFAPGALAALLSYAELLADESNYGCYTVRQYSLSSYMRLDSAAMRALNVMESKTDANKNFSLFGLMNRTCTAGMGKRLLHMWLKQPLLDEKEINTRLDLVQAFVEDSALRQELRQHLKRLSDIERLMRYLEKKGANLQHIVKLYQSSIRLPYIKSALDGYDGSFSTLIKQRYSDPLEYWIDDNHLNKFIGLVEASVDLDQLENGEYMISPGYDTKLSELKSELESLEVQIHNLHKQTANDLDLAVDKSLKLDKSTQFGHVFRITKKEEPKIRKKLNTHFIVLETRKDGVKFTNSKLKKLGDQYQHILEDYKNCQKDLVARVVQTAATFSEVFESLASLLSELDVLLGFADLAACCPTPYTRPDITSSVVGDIILEGSRHPCVEAQDWVNFIPNDCKLVRGKSWFQIITGPNMGGKSTFIRQVGVNILMAQVGSFIPCEKASISVRDCIFARVGAGDCQLRGVSTFMQEMLETASILKGATEKSLIIIDELGRGTSTYDGFGLAWAICEHIVGVIKAPTLFATHFHELTALAHENSPGDNKNSVGVENYHVSAHIDSSNRKLTMLYKVEQGACDQSFGIHVAEFANFPEAIVNLAREKAAELEDFSPMSSTIVTKSAQQELVGLKRKREFDPEDVSRGSARAHEFLKEFSKLPLEKMSKEEALEQVGKLRSNMEKDAADSLWLQQFL; this is translated from the exons ATGGATGATAATATACTGGAGCAGAACAAGCTTCCTGAGCTAAAACTCG ATGCCAAACAAGCTCAAGGTTTTCTCACGTTCTACAAGACGCTACCCCAGGATTCAAGGTCTCTTCGGTTCTTCGATCGCCGT GATTATTATACAGCTCATGGAGATAATGCTAGTTTTATTGCAAAGACTTATTATCATACAACTACTATTTTACGGCAAATTGGTAGTGGATCTAATGCACTTTCTAGTGTCAGCATAAGTAAAACCATGTTTGAGACTATCACTCGTGACCTTCTCCTTGAGAGAACAGACCATACCATTGAACTTTATGAAGGGAGTGGGTCTAACTGGAGATTAGTGAAAAGTGGAAGCCCTGGAAATCTAGGTAGTTTCGAAGATATTTTATTTGCCAACAATGATATGCAGGATTGTCCAGTGATTGTTGCCCTTTTCCCTAACTTTCGAGAAAATGGATGTACTGTTGGTTTTGGATACATTGATCTTACTAAACGGGTACTTGGTTTATCGGAATTTCTTGATGATAGTCACTTCACAAACGTGGAGTCTGCTCTAGTTTCTCTTGGTTGCAAAGAATGCCTTTTACCAATGGAGACTGCCAAATCCAGTGAATGTAGACCTCTGAATGATGCATTATCAAGATGCGGAGTTATGGTAACAGAAAGAAAGAAGGCTGAGTTCAGAGGAAGGGATCTGGTGCAAGATCTCAGTAAGCTCGTTAAAGGATCTGTAGAGCCAGTTCGTGATTTggtatctgattttgaatttgcACCTGGAGCTTTGGCAGCATTACTCTCTTATGCTGAATTACTTGCAGATGAGAGCAATTATGGATGCTATACTGTTAGGCAGTACAGTCTTAGCAGTTACATGAGATTGGATTCTGCAGCAATGAGGGCTTTAAATGTCATGGAGAGCAAAACGGATGCTAACAAAAATTTTAGTCTGTTTGGTCTCATGAATAGAACCTGTACTGCAGGAATGGGTAAAAGACTACTTCATATGTGGTTGAAACAACCTCTGTTAGatgagaaagaaataaatacTAGGTTGGATTTGGTACAAGCATTTGTGGAAGATTCTGCACTTCGTCAAGAACTTAGGCAACATTTGAAACGATTATCAGACATTGAAAGACTGATGCGCTATCTTGAGAAGAAAGGAGCTAACTTGCAGCATATTGTAAAGCTATATCAG TCCAGCATCAGGCTTCCATACATCAAAAGTGCCTTGGATGGCTATGACGGATCATTTTCAACATTAATTAAGCAGAGATACTCTGATCCTTTGGAGTACTGGATTGATGATAATCACTTGAATAAGTTCATTGGCCTTGTTGAAGCTTCAGTGGATCTTGATCAGCTTGAAAATGGGGAATACATGATTTCACCTGGTTATGACACAAAATTGTCTGAGCTGAAGAGTGAACTAGAGTCATTGGAGGTGCAAATACACAATCTGCATAAGCAAACAGCTAATGATCTTGACTTAGCTGTTGATAAGAGCTTGAAGCTAGATAAGAGCACACAATTTGGGCATGTCTTCAGAATTACAAAAAAGGAAGAGCCAAAAATAAGGAAAAAGCTCAACACTCATTTTATTGTTCTTGAGACACGGAAGGATGGGGTAAAGTTTACAAATTCCAAGCTCAAGAAGTTGGGTGACCAATATCAACATATTCTCGAGGATTACAAGAATTGTCAAAAGGACTTGGTTGCTCGAGTAGTTCAAACTGCTGCCACCTTCTCCGAG GTTTTTGAATCATTAGCTTCTCTTCTTTCTGAACTGGATGTCTTGCTTGGTTTTGCTGATCTTGCTGCTTGTTGCCCCACTCCTTACACAAGGCCTGACATCACTTCATCA GTTGTTGGTGATATCATTTTGGAAGGGAGTAGGCATCCTTGCGTAGAGGCTCAAGATTGGGTGAATTTTATACCAAACGATTGTAAACTA GTTAGGGGAAAAAGTTGGTTTCAAATTATCACTGGACCTAATATGGGTGGTAAATCCACATTTATTCGCCAG GTGGGTGTGAACATCTTGATGGCGCAGGTTGGTTCATTCATTCCTTGTGAGAAAGCTAGTATATCTGTTCGTGATTGTATCTTTGCTCGTGTTGGTGCTGGAGATTGCCAG CTACGAGGAGTTTCTACCTTCATGCAAGAGATGCTTGAGACGGCTTCCATCTTGAAAGGAGCTACTGAGAAGTCTTTGATTATCATTGATGAATTGGGACGTGGGACATCAACATATGATGGGTTTG GTCTGGCTTGGGCAATCTGTGAGCACATTGTTGGCGTAATTAAAGCTCCTACTTTGTTTGCCACCCATTTTCATGAATTGACAGCATTAGCTCATGAAAATTCTCCTGGAGATAATAAGAATAGTGTTGGTGTGGAAAATTACCATGTCAGTGCTCATATAGACTCATCCAATCGAAAGCTTACTATGCTGTACAAG GTTGAGCAAGGTGCTTGTGACCAAAGTTTCGGCATTCATGTAGCGGAGTTTGCAAATTTTCCTGAAGCTATAGTTAACCTTGCTAGAGAAAAGGCTGCAGAGCTTGAAGATTTCTCACCCATGTCTTCTACTATTGTCACAAAATCTGCACAACAAGAA CTGGTTGGATTGAAACGGAAGAGAGAATTTGACCCTGAAGACGTGTCTAGAGGCTCTGCACGAGCTCACGAGTTCTTGAAAGAATTCTCTAAATTGCCATTAGAGAAAATGAGCAAAGAGGAGGCTTTAGAACAAGTAGGGAAGTTGAGAAGCAACATGGAAAAAGATGCTGCAGACTCTCTTTGGCTTCAGCAATTcctttga
- the LOC124936793 gene encoding transcription factor MYBS1, with amino-acid sequence MTSTAAQTQTPSSSSSSATVWSRDEEKAFENAIATHDINNLDTGISSKEENRTWEKIGSLVPTKTIEELKRHYQTLLDDINDIESGRIPLPNYIGEENPSSSSTKDSSSHHHGCAATTTADNKRSSSGGYGGVFSGNDSGGGKSGSKSEQERRKGIPWTEEEHRLFLLGLDKFGKGDWRSISRNFVISRTPTQVASHAQKYFIRLNSMNRDRRRSSIHDITSVNGGADVSSSSSSIGQQQQQQQQPPITGQHPQPNGGLIGQQQSMMMKHRPPHQHGMPGGMGMYGAPMGHPVAAPPGHMASAVGTPVMIPPGHHPQYIMPVAYPMAPPKMHQ; translated from the exons ATGACATCAACAGCTGCTCAAACCCAAAccccatcatcatcatcatcatcggcTACAGTATGGAGCAGAGATGAAGAGAAGGCTTTTGAGAATGCAATCGCTACACACGACATTAATAATCTAGATACTGGTATTTCAAGTAAAGAAGAGAATCGTACATGGGAAAAGATTGGTTCTTTAGTACCAACTAAGACAATTGAAGAACTCAAACGCCACTACCAAACACTACTCGACGACATCAACGACATCGAATCCGGTCGAATCCCACTTCCTAATTACATCGGAGAAGAAAacccatcttcttcttccactAAAGACTCATCATCACATCACCATGGCTGCGCCGCCACAACCACCGCCGACAATAAGAGGTCATCAAGCGGCGGATATGGAGGAGTCTTTTCGGGTAACGATTCTGGAGGTGGGAAAAGTGGGTCGAAGTCAGAACAGGAAAGAAGGAAAGGAATTCCATGGACGGAAGAAGAACACAG GTTGTTTCTTCTTGGATTGGACAAATTTGGAAAAGGGGATTGGAGAAGTATATCAAGAAACTTTGTAATATCAAGAACTCCAACACAAGTGGCAAGTCATGCTCAGAAATATTTCATCCGTTTAAACTCCATGAACAGAGACAGAAGGAGATCCAGCATTCATGACATTACAAGCGTCAATGGAGGTGCTGACGTGTCATCCTCATCATCATCCATCGGACAACAACAACAGCAGCAGCAACAACCTCCCATCACCGGTCAGCATCCACAGCCAAACGGGGGCTTAATCGGACAACAACAGAGCATGATGATGAAACACAGGCCACCTCATCAACATGGGATGCCAGGTGGCATGGGTATGTATGGTGCACCAATGGGACATCCGGTGGCTGCACCGCCAGGTCATATGGCATCGGCTGTGGGGACTCCGGTAATGATTCCACCAGGACACCATCCTCAGTATATTATGCCTGTTGCATACCCAATGGCACCACCAAAAATGCATCAATGA